A single genomic interval of Lathyrus oleraceus cultivar Zhongwan6 chromosome 7, CAAS_Psat_ZW6_1.0, whole genome shotgun sequence harbors:
- the LOC127105255 gene encoding BTB/POZ domain-containing protein At3g22104 produces MLCCFLFTSTFLLVLFHIHSNKTNHQFTTTQPNPLCLLLLCLLLPLRILSCLINITFSFSFSSSIPILTFSIEAKRKKTPLSFSVFLLSFTFFPLSFFFFQVMEDCYCNLEVDVNGEETFMVNKTVITQYSRKLAKVFGKSSGSSGKLKVIFHDFPGGAEGFELMLRFCYNNGNAELSPSNLLLARCGAEYMEMNESVENGSNLCDQTEKSLQGIGYWSWSEILTALKQCQSLLVEDSSVMVERCLDAVAGRLVLASEASPCPSSCSNDSSGIRFSCDSKSTESIKTSFARSTWWFEDLLFLTPAMVLVLVKSMLSSKLDHHVISRFLLFYQKAKVSTASTDEKCKIIEMVIDMHYEMDQSSVSLKTLFGIVRVTLCLNISKSCRNKLEIMIGSQLDQVTLDNLLVPSPYGINYLYDVNLVLRFLKAFMRQGNGAAAPVRMRKVANLIDLYIAEIAPDPCLKTSKFLALATALPDSARDSCDELYHAMDMYLEVHTQLSQEERIKICYGLNYEKLSPQACLHLSKNTKFPSKSAVQALVSQQSKLKNLLNATTPISTPYSDSSCGSSQKGKKEKDNEQLVVLYASNFDIPPDNEKLKAHLQGMQWRVMELEKICRKMQSQMAKMTKSKASNSYGKSLPKLCS; encoded by the exons ATGCTTTGTTGCTTCTTATTCACTTCGACCTTTCTCCTTGTTTTGTTCCATATCCATTCCAACAAAACCAACCACCAATTCACCACAACCCAACCCAACCCTCTTTGTCTTCTTCTCCTTTGTCTTCTTCTTCCTCTCAGAATTTTATCATGTCTCATCAACATCaccttttccttttccttttcctcTTCCATCCCCATTTTGACCTTCTCAATTGAAGCGAAGAGAAAAAAAACACCTCTTTCATTTTCTGTTTTCTTATTGTCTTTCACTTTCTTTCCTCTTTCCTTTTTCTTCTTTCAAGTTATGGAAGATTGTTACTGCAATCTTGAAGTTGATGTTAATGGAGAAGAAACCTTCATGGTCAATAAG ACTGTTATTACTCAGTACTCAAGAAAATTGGCTAAAGTATTTGGAAAATCAAGTGGTTCTAGTGGAAAGCTTAAAGTGATATTCCATGATTTTCCGGGCGGCGCTGAAGGTTTTGAGCTTATGTTAAGATTCTGTTATAACAATGGAAATGCTGAGTTAAGTCCTTCGAATCTGTTACTCGCGCGTTGTGGTGCTGAATATATGGAGATGAATGAATCTGTCGAAAATGGTTCTAATTTATGTGATCAAACTGAGAAATCGCTTCAAGGGATTGGTTATTGGTCGTGGTCGGAAATTTTGACTGCTTTAAAGCAATGTCAGAGTTTACTGGTTGAGGATTCTTCTGTGATGGTAGAGAGGTGTTTGGATGCTGTAGCTGGGAGGTTGGTTTTGGCTAGTGAAGCAAGTCCGTGTCCATCGAGTTGCTCCAATGACAGTTCAGGGATTCGGTTTTCGTGCGACTCGAAAAGTACCGAGAGTATTAAGACGAGTTTCGCTCGTTCGACGTGGTGGTTTGAAGATCTCTTGTTTTTGACTCCCGCGATGGTTCTCGTGTTGGTAAAGTCGATGCTTTCGAGTAAGTTGGATCATCATGTTATAAGCAGGTTTCTTCTCTTTTATCAGAAGGCAAAAGTATCGACGGCTTCTACAGATGAGAAATGCAAAATCATAGAAATGGTGATAGATATGCATTATGAGATGGACCAGAGTTCTGTTTCTCTCAAGACATTATTTGGGATTGTTAGGGTAACTTTGTGTTTGAACATAAGTaaaagctgtaggaacaagttGGAGATTATGATTGGTTCGCAATTGGATCAAGTAACCTTGGACAACTTACTTGTTCCCTCTCCCTATGGAATAAACTACTTATATGATGTGAACCTTGTTCTGAGATTTTTGAAAGCATTTATGCGCCAAGGAAACGGTGCGGCCGCTCCCGTTCGGATGAGGAAAGTTGCTAACTTAATAGATTTGTATATAGCTGAAATAGCTCCTGATCCTTGTTTAAAAACTTCAAAGTTTTTGGCTCTTGCCACAGCTCTACCTGATTCTGCTAGGGATTCTTGTGATGAGCTCTACCATGCAATGGACATGTATCTTGAG GTTCATACTCAATTATCACAAGAAGAAAGAATAAAGATATGCTATGGTTTAAATTATGAGAAGCTTTCACCTCAAGCATGCTTACACCTTTCGAAGAACACAAAATTTCCATCAAAATCCGCGGTTCAAGCTCTTGTTTCTCAGCAATCGAAGCTAAAAAATTTACTCAATGCCACTACTCCGATTTCAACTCCGTACAGCGATTCATCGTGCGGTTCATCTCAAAAGGGAAAGAAAGAAAAGGACAATGAACAACTAGTTGTGTTGTATGCTAGCAATTTTGATATTCCACCTGATAATGAGAAACTCAAAGCACATTTGCAAGGAATGCAATGGAGGGTTATGGAGTTAGAGAAAATCTGTAGGAAAATGCAAAGTCAGATGGCTAAGATGACCAAATCAAAAGCATCTAATAGTTATGGTAAATCTTTGCCAAAGCTTTGTTCATGA